Below is a genomic region from Deinococcus koreensis.
TTAAACTTAGTAATGAGCATACCAATCTCCTCATTTCCATCACACCAGTGTTGTATACCTACTGAAACGGTGTCACCCACCCGGAAACTCATTTACATAATGCCAGACACAACCCCCCGGTGTCAGCATATTTGCGGAAATCATACCCAATCTCAATGTCACTTGACAGCGAGCATGCCGAATCTAACGAGTGCTCGAATCCTCCCAAATTGTTACCAAGACGAGCAAGTGCCACTTGCCTATCTCAGACATCACAAACGTTCAGATCAGGCCCATTCGCTTCTCTTCCTCATACAGCCGTTCATCCACAAACTGCTTGAGCAACGTCTGGTACGGGATTTTCTTCAACTCAGCAATATGCTTCAGGCGCTTCTCGATATCCCCGTCCAGGCGCAGTGTCGTGACATGCGTGGCCTTGGGCTGACGCGGCTGCCGGGGGCGTCGGCGGGGGGCCAGTTTTTCCAGGAACGCCCACGCTTCCGGGTCATTCTTTCCAGCCTCCCACAGGGCGGGGCCAGCGGAGTGCGTATCCCAGAATTCGGCGGCTTCCTCGGTGGTCATGTTCTCCGGGATGTCCTCTGGACTGTTGATCACGATCAGGGGCTTAGTGGCGGTCATGGTTCACTCCTCGGTGTCGTATTGCTGGCGTTCTTCCGCAGTGGCGGGGCGGGCGGTGACGACGCGAGCCCGGCCGAGCCTCTGTTCGAGGACGATGTAGAGCAGGCGTCCGCTCTCGGTCGTGCCGAGCAGGCCATAGCGGGGCTGGCCCTGTGGCCCTCGGTGGATCGTGTGCATGGGGAGGGCATCGGGATCGCGTGCCGCTTCCTCCGCCTCGTCGGGCTCGACCTTGTGACGGGCGATATGCTCCATGTTGGCAAAATCCCAGTCGAAGTCCATCGGCTGAGATTCAGTGTATACGATTGTATGTCGTTCCTCTACACTTCTAACGCCAGCTTATCCACGTCGTTCAGCAGCGGCGTCCCGGCCGGGTATTCCCCGTTGAAACACGCCAGGCATAAGCCTTTGCCGTTCACGGCCTCGCGGATGCCCCCCTCGGAAATGAAGCTGAGGCTGTCGGCGCCGATCAGCTGCCGGATTTCCTCGATAGAATGCGTGCTGGCGACCAGTTCCTTGCGGGCGGCGGTGTCGATGCCGTAGAAGCAGGGGTGCTTGATTGGCGGGCTGGACACCCGGAAATGGACTTCCGTGGCGCCCGCCTCGCGCAGCAGGTTCACGATCTGCGAACTGGTGGTGCCCCGCACAATGCTGTCATCGACCAGGATCACCCGCTTGCCGCGCACGGCGGAGGTGGGCGAGAGCTTCATCTTGACCTTCAGCTCGCGCGCCTCCTGCGTGGGGGCGATAAAGGTGCGGCCCGCGTAGGGGTTCTTGTACAGGCCGTAATCGAAGGGAATCCCGCTCTGCCGCGCGTACCCAATCGCGGCGCCGATCCCGCTGTCGGGCACCGGCACGACCACATCGGCCTCGACCGGGTGCTCTTTGGCGAGCTGGATGCCCATGCGGACGCGGCTCTCGTGGGTGTCCACGCCGTCCAGCTCGGAGTCGGAGCGGGCGAAGTAGATCCACTCGAAGGCGCAGGGGGTCGGGGCCTTGGGTTCGACCATCAGCGAGTGCAGGCCGTCGCGGTCGACCCAGACGAGTTCGCCGGGCTGCACGTCGCGGATCAGCCGGGCGCCGACCGTGAACAGCGCGCAGGGCTCGGAGGCGATCACATACGCCCCGTCTTCCCGCTGCCCGATCACCAGGGGCCGGACGCCGTGCGGGTCGCGGAAGCCCAGGAGCTGGGTGCGGCTCATCAGCACACAGGCGTAGCCGCCCTTGAGCTGCTGCATGGCGGCGGCGGTCGCCTCGATCAGGTCGAGGTGGCTCTCGCGGGCGATCAGGTTCAGCATCACTTCACTGTCGTTGGTGGTGGCGAACAGCGCCCCTTCCATCAGCATGGCGTTGCGCACTTCCCGCGCGTTCACGAAGTTGCCGTTGTGCGCCAGCCCCAGGATGCCCTTGTTGGTGCGCGTGGTCAGCGGCTGCGCGTTGAAGCGCAGGTTGGAGCCGGTGGTGGAGTAGCGCACGTGCCCGATGCTCACGCGGGCGTTGGCGAGGCGCACGGCGTCCAGCCGCCGCTCGTCGAACACCTGCGTGACCAGCCCCAGATCCTTCTCGACATGGAACTTCTCGCCGTCGCTGACGCACATGCCCGCCGCCTCCTGGCCCCGGTGCTGCAGGGCGAACAGGCCCAGGTAGGTGAACCACGCCAGGTCGGCCGGCTCCGGCGAATACATGCCGAACACGCCGCACTCGTCGCGGGGTTTATCGGTGGCGGGGTCAAAGATCATGGGTGGCTCCGGTGGGACGCTGAGCTAGGGAGCACTGAGCTGGTCTGTGCGCCCCCTCACCCCCGGCCCCTCTCCCACGGGGGGAGAGGGGAGCAGGGCGGTAGATTGCGGTATGAAGGGGCGGGCGGTGACTCGGGCGACGGTGCGTGCGCGGGAGCTGCGCCGCACGCAGACACCTGAAGAACAGATGCTCTGGCGCGTCCTGCGGAACCGTTTCCAGCACGTGAAGTTCCGCCGCCAGTGGCCGGTGGGCGGGTACATCGTGGACTTCGTGTGCTTCGAGGCTCAGCTGATCATCGAACTGGACGGTTCCCAGCACGCTGAAGAGTCTGGCCGCGCGTACGACGCTGTCCGAACCGAGTTCCTGCAAGCCGGCGGATTCAAGGTGCTGCGTTTCTGGAACAACGAGACCAGAACCAACCTCGAAGGCGTTGTACAGGCCATCCACCTCCACCTGCCCTGACCCGCCCTGCTCCCCTCTCCCCCCGTGGGAGAGGGGCCGGGGGTGAGGGGGCGTGTGACCCACGCCTCCGCTCCTCCAGGGCTGAAGCCTCATCCCAGAATCCCCACGAGCGGGCTGTTGTACGCGTCGGCCAGGGCCTGAAGGTTCACGCTCAGGTGGACGTGCTGCGCCGGCAGGGCCACGGTGACGCTCGGCCCGCCGCTCTGTCCCAGGCGGGCGAAGGGGACGCCGTGCTCCCGCAGCAGCACCTCGGTGGCCGCCTCGTCCTGCACGGCGACCAGCACGCGGCTGTGGGCCTCGCCGTAGAGCACCGCGTCGGCGCGCACCTCGGCCGGGGCGTCCAGGGTCACGCTCAGGCCCACCCCCCCGGCAATCGCCATCTCGGCCAGGGCGACCGCCAGCCCGCCCTCGGCGCAGTCGTGGGCAGTATCCGTGAGGCCGGAGCGGATCAGGGCCAGGGTGGCGGTGATGACCTTCTGCTCCAGCTCCAGGTCGAGGGGCGGCACGGCCCCGGCTTCCAGGCCGTGCACCGTCTCCAGGTACTGGCTGGCGCCGATGCTGTCGGCGTGCGGGCCGAGCAGGTAGAGGGTGTGGCCCTCCCCTTTCAGGTGCAGCGTGGCGCGCCTGGTGATGTCGGGCAGCACGCCCACCATGCCGATGGTCGGTGTGGGGTGGATGGCCACCCGTTCGGCCCCCTCGGTGTACTGGTTGTAGAGGCTGACGTTGCCGCCCGTGACCGGCGTGTTCAGCGCGCGGCAGGCGGCGGCGATGCCCAGCACGGACTGCTCGAGCTGGAAGTAGACCTCGGGGCGGTGCGGGTTGCCGAAGTTCAGGTTGTCGGTGATCGCCAGCGGCGTGGCGCCCACGCAGGCGAGGTTGCGCGCCGCCTCGGCCACGGCGGCGGCAGCCCCGGTGTACGGATCGAGGTACACGAAGCGCGGGTTGCAGTCGGAGGTCGCGGCCACGCCCATACCGGAGCCCTTCACGCGCAGCACGGCGGCGTCGGCGGCGCCGGGCACGACCACGGTGTTGGTCATGACCTGATGGTCGAAGCGCTGGAAGATCGGGCGCTTGGAGGCGATGGTCGGGTGAGAGAGCAGCTCGCCCAGCACCGCGCCCAGGTCGCCGGGCAGGGGCACGCCCGACAGGTCGCGCTCGCGCCGGGCGCGGATGTCCGGGGACTCGATGCCCTCGCGGGTGTACCTGGGCGCCTCGTTCAGCAGGGCCACCGGCAGGTCACAGACGACCTCTCCCCCCCAGGTCAGGCGGTAGCTGGAGTGCGCCTCTACCTCCCCGATGGTCACCACGTCCAGCTCCCACTTCGCCAGCAGATCCAGCAGCGCCTGCTCCTTCCCGGGCACCGGCACCAGGATCATGCGCTCCTGAGACTCGCTCAGGCACAGCTCCATGGGCACCATGCCGTCCTCGCGGGTGGGCACCAGATCGAGGTTCATGGTGATGCCCAGGCCCGCGCGGTAGGCCATCTCGCAGGTACTGGAGACCAGCCCGGCCGCGCCCATGTCCTGCACGCCGGCCACCACGCCCGCCTGGATGGCCTCCAGGGTCGCCTCCAGCAGCAGTTTCTCCATGAAGGGGTCGCCCACCTGCACGGCGGGGCGGTCGGCCTGGCTGGCACCCGTCAGGTCGGCGGAGGCGAACACGGCGCCGCCCAGGCCGTCGCGCCCGGTCTTGGAGCCCACGTACACGATGGTGTTGCCGACCGCGCCCATGGTGCCCTTGGCCAGATCCTCATGGCGCAGCAGGCCCAGGGCCATGACGTTCACCAGCGGGTTCTCCTGATAGCTGGGATGGAAGGTGACCTCGCCGCCCACCGTGGGCACGCCGATGGCGTTGCCGTAGTGCGCGATGCCCTCCACCACGCCGCCCAGCAGGAAGCGCGTGCGGGGCGACTCCGGGTTGCCGAAGCGCAGGGAGTCCAGCACCGCGAAGGGCCGCGCCCCCATGGCGAAGATGTCGCGCAGGATGCCGCCCACGCCGGTCGCCGCGCCCTGCACGGGTTCCACCGCCGAGGGGTGGTTGTGCGACTCCATCTTGAAGGCCACGCCCCAGCCGTCCCCGATGTCCACCACACCGGCATTCTCGCCGGGGCCCTGCAAGACCTGCGGGCCGGTGGTCGGGAAGTGGCGGAACAGCGGGCGCGAGTTCTTGTAGCCGCAGTGCTCGCTCCACATGGCGCCCACGATGGCCGCCTCCAGCGCGTTCGGCTCGCGCCCGAGCTGGGTCACGAGCAGGTCGTATTCGCCCCCCGACAGGCCGAAGGTGCCGGCGCGGTCGCGGAGGGATTGGGGTGGGGTGGCTGGAAGCTGGGTCATAGGGATGCCTCTAACTGGGTTTTAGAAGGAAAAGCGTGCCTGGGTTACGGGTGATCGGTCGGTCTAGGCTCGAGGAGATCAG
It encodes:
- the purF gene encoding amidophosphoribosyltransferase, with the translated sequence MIFDPATDKPRDECGVFGMYSPEPADLAWFTYLGLFALQHRGQEAAGMCVSDGEKFHVEKDLGLVTQVFDERRLDAVRLANARVSIGHVRYSTTGSNLRFNAQPLTTRTNKGILGLAHNGNFVNAREVRNAMLMEGALFATTNDSEVMLNLIARESHLDLIEATAAAMQQLKGGYACVLMSRTQLLGFRDPHGVRPLVIGQREDGAYVIASEPCALFTVGARLIRDVQPGELVWVDRDGLHSLMVEPKAPTPCAFEWIYFARSDSELDGVDTHESRVRMGIQLAKEHPVEADVVVPVPDSGIGAAIGYARQSGIPFDYGLYKNPYAGRTFIAPTQEARELKVKMKLSPTSAVRGKRVILVDDSIVRGTTSSQIVNLLREAGATEVHFRVSSPPIKHPCFYGIDTAARKELVASTHSIEEIRQLIGADSLSFISEGGIREAVNGKGLCLACFNGEYPAGTPLLNDVDKLALEV
- the purL gene encoding phosphoribosylformylglycinamidine synthase subunit PurL, coding for MTQLPATPPQSLRDRAGTFGLSGGEYDLLVTQLGREPNALEAAIVGAMWSEHCGYKNSRPLFRHFPTTGPQVLQGPGENAGVVDIGDGWGVAFKMESHNHPSAVEPVQGAATGVGGILRDIFAMGARPFAVLDSLRFGNPESPRTRFLLGGVVEGIAHYGNAIGVPTVGGEVTFHPSYQENPLVNVMALGLLRHEDLAKGTMGAVGNTIVYVGSKTGRDGLGGAVFASADLTGASQADRPAVQVGDPFMEKLLLEATLEAIQAGVVAGVQDMGAAGLVSSTCEMAYRAGLGITMNLDLVPTREDGMVPMELCLSESQERMILVPVPGKEQALLDLLAKWELDVVTIGEVEAHSSYRLTWGGEVVCDLPVALLNEAPRYTREGIESPDIRARRERDLSGVPLPGDLGAVLGELLSHPTIASKRPIFQRFDHQVMTNTVVVPGAADAAVLRVKGSGMGVAATSDCNPRFVYLDPYTGAAAAVAEAARNLACVGATPLAITDNLNFGNPHRPEVYFQLEQSVLGIAAACRALNTPVTGGNVSLYNQYTEGAERVAIHPTPTIGMVGVLPDITRRATLHLKGEGHTLYLLGPHADSIGASQYLETVHGLEAGAVPPLDLELEQKVITATLALIRSGLTDTAHDCAEGGLAVALAEMAIAGGVGLSVTLDAPAEVRADAVLYGEAHSRVLVAVQDEAATEVLLREHGVPFARLGQSGGPSVTVALPAQHVHLSVNLQALADAYNSPLVGILG
- a CDS encoding BrnT family toxin — translated: MDFDWDFANMEHIARHKVEPDEAEEAARDPDALPMHTIHRGPQGQPRYGLLGTTESGRLLYIVLEQRLGRARVVTARPATAEERQQYDTEE
- a CDS encoding endonuclease domain-containing protein, with amino-acid sequence MKGRAVTRATVRARELRRTQTPEEQMLWRVLRNRFQHVKFRRQWPVGGYIVDFVCFEAQLIIELDGSQHAEESGRAYDAVRTEFLQAGGFKVLRFWNNETRTNLEGVVQAIHLHLP